The Lacerta agilis isolate rLacAgi1 chromosome 5, rLacAgi1.pri, whole genome shotgun sequence genome has a segment encoding these proteins:
- the ZMIZ1 gene encoding zinc finger MIZ domain-containing protein 1 isoform X6, with protein sequence MLSFCLEVFSDRCGLPPHPTPPSLQQKRGRNTTPLEVGEWRTPVSTEIELVALLSSWCEELGRLLLLRHQKSRQNDPPGKLPMQPPMSSMKPSLSHRCICDGCHLDRPQRLKRGPPELKADGTFPYDSVPWQQNTNQPPGSLSVVTTVWGVTNTSQSQVLGNPMANANNPMNPGGNPMASGMTTSNPGMNSPQFAGQQQQFSAKAGSNQPYIQQGMYGRPNYPGSGGFGGSYPGGPNNPAGMGMPPHTRPPADFTQPAAAAAAAAVAAAAATATATATATVAALQETQNKEMNQYGPVCSSFQMGPTQAYNSQFMNQPGPRGPASMPGSMNPGSMGAGMTPSSMSGPPMGMNQPRPPGMNPFNHGQRMPQQAYPGPRPQSLPMQGMKRPYPGEPNYGNQQYGPNSQFPSQPGQYPAPNPPRPLTSPNYPGQRMPNQQNTGQYPPPTVNMGQYYKPSRPVPVANYPHSPVPGNPTPPMTPGSNIPPYLSPNQDVKPPFPPDIKPNINALPPPPNAKGKVHAFSPSSIPANHNDELRLTFPVRDGVVLEPFRLEHNLAVSNHVFHLRPTVHQTLMWRSDLELQFKCYHHEDRQMNTNWPASVQVSVNATPLTIERGDNKTSHKPLHLKHVCQPGRNTIQITVTACCCSHLFVLQLVHRPSVRSVLQGLLKKRLLPAEHCITKIKRNFSSVAASSGNATLNGEDGVEQTAIKVSLKCPITFRRIQLPARGHDCKHVQCFDLESYLQLNCERGTWRCPVCNKTALLEGLEVDQYMWGILNAIQNSEFEEVTIDPTCSWRPVPIKSDIHIKDDPDGMPSKRFKTMSPSQMIMPNVMEMIAALGPGPSPYPSIPPPPGGNNSNEYSNQGNSYQGHSNFDFPHGNPGGTSMNDFMHGPPQLSHPPDMPSNMAALDKPLSHPMQDPIPHPGSTDQSHSSMQQGLHVPHPSSQSGQPLHHSGPPTQPSRQPPQAAPSNHPHNDLAFNPSSALEGQTGGQGTSDMPEPSLDLLPELTNPDELLSYLDPPDLPSNSNDDLLSLFENN encoded by the exons GTGCATATGTGACGGCTGCCATCTTGACAGACCCCAGAGATTGAAACGGGGACCTCCAGAGCTGAAAGC tgaTGGGACTTTCCCGTATGATTCTGTTCCTTGGCAGCAAAACACCAACCAACCACCAGGCTCCCTGTCAGTGGTCACTACAGTATGGGGTGTGACTAACACCTCCCAGAGCCAG GTGCTGGGAAATCCTATGGCAAATGCTAACAATCCTATGAACCCAGGAGGAAATCCCATGGCTTCTGGGATGACTACCAGCAATCCTGGCATGAATTCACCTCAGTTTGCTGGGCAGCAACAGCAGTTCTCGGCCAAGGCAGGCTCTAATCAGCCGTATATCCAACAGGGCATGTATGGGCGGCCCAACTACCCAGGGAGTGGAGGCTTTGGGGGAAG CTACCCAGGAGGTCCTAATAATCCTGCAGGAATGGGGATGCCGCCCCACACCAGGCCGCCTGCTGATTTCACtcaaccagctgctgctgctgccgctgctgcagttGCGGCAGCGGCAGCTACAGCCACAGCTACCGCCACAGCAACAGTTGCAGCCCTTCAGGAAACACAGAACAAGGAAATGAATCAGTATGGACCG GTTTGTTCCTCTTTCCAGATGGGTCCAACTCAGGCTTACAACAGCCAGTTCATGAACCAGCCTGGCCCCCGTGGCCCGGCTTCCATGCCAGGCAGCATGAACCCTGGCAGCATGGGAGCGGGCATGACGCCTTCCAGTATGAGTGGGCCACCTATGGGCATGAACCAGCCCAGGCCGCCTGGAATGAATCCCTTCAACCACGGGCAAAGGATGCCACAGCAAGCCTACCCTGGCCCGCGTCCCCAGTCGTTGCCTATGCAGGGCATGAAGAGACCGTATCCAGGAGAG CCAAACTATGGAAACCAGCAGTATGGACCAAATAGCCAGTTTCCATCCCAGCCTGGTCAGTACCCAGCTCCCAACCCTCCCAGACCCCTGACATCTCCCAACTACCCTGGACAAAGGATGCCAAACCAGCAAAACACAGGGCAATATCCTCCTCCAACGGTCAACATGGGACAGTATTACAAG CCATCCAGGCCTGTTCCTGTGGCGAATTACCCTCACTCACCTGTTCCAGGAAACCCCACGCCACCTATGACTCCAGGGAGCAATATTCCTCCATACCTGTCCCCTAATCAAGATGTCAAACCGCCATTCCCACCTGACATTAAACCAAATATCAATGCTTTACCACCACCTCCAA ATGCTAAAGGGAAAGTTCacgctttctctccctcttcgaTCCCAGCCAACCATAACGATGAACTGCGCTTGACGTTCCCTGTGAGAGACGGGGTCGTATTAGAGCCCTTCCGGCTGGAACACAATTTGGCGGTCAGCAACCATGTCTTTCACCTACGGCCCACGGTGCATCAGACGCTAATGTGGAG GTCAGACTTGGAGTTACAGTTCAAGTGCTATCACCATGAAGACAGACAGATGAACACCAACTGGCCAGCATCAGTCCAGGTCAGCGTCAACGCAACTCCGCTTACCATTGAACGTGGCGACAACAAGACATCGCATAAACCCCTGCATCTAAAGCACGTCTGTCAGCCAGGAAGAAACACCATTCAAATTACCGTCACAGCATGCTGTTGT tcacATTTGTTCGTACTGCAGCTAGTACACCGGCCATCAGTGCGCTCTGTACTTCAGGGCTTACTAAAGAAACGCCTCCTTCCAGCCGAGCACTGTATTACTAAAA TCAAGAGGAATTTTAGCAGCGTGGCAGCCTCCTCTGGCAATGCAACTCTTAATGGTGAGGACGGAGTGGAGCAGACAGCTATCAAAGTGTCCCTGAAGTGTCCGATCACATTCCGGCGGATCCAGCTTCCGGCAAGAGGCCATGACTGCAAACATGTACAG TGCTTTGATCTGGAATCCTACTTGCAGCTGAACTGTGAACGAGGGACATGGAGGTGTCCTGTATGCAA TAAAACAGCTCTGCTGGAGGGCCTGGAGGTTGACCAGTATATGTGGGGCATTTTGAATGCTATACAAAA CTCGGAGTTTGAAGAAGTCACAATCGACCCAACGTGCAGCTGGAGGCCTGTCCCAATCAAGTCAGACATTCACATCAAAGATGATCCAGACGGCATGCCTTCCAAGAGGTTTAAAACCATGAGTCCCAGCCAGATGATCATGCCTAATGTGATGGAGATGATTGCAGCTTTGGGTCCAGGCCCATCACCTTACCCCTCAATTCCACCTCCACCCGGCGGCAACAATTCCAATGAATACAGTAACCAAG GTAACAGTTACCAAGGTCACAGCAATTTTGATTTTCCACACGGGAATCCTGGTGGAACTTCTATGAATGACTTCATGCATGGGCCTCCTCAGTTGTCACACCCTCCAGACATGCCCAGTAACATGGCAGCTCTTGACAAACCTCTAAGTCACCCCATGCAGGACCCT ATCCCTCATCCCGGCAGCACTGATCAGTCCCATAGTTCCATGCAGCAAGGTTTGCACGTACCTCATCCCAGCAGCCAGTCAGGGCAGCCATTACATCACAGCGGTCCTCCTACCCAGCCGTCCCGGCAGCCGCCACAGGCCGCTCCTAGCAACCATCCACACAATGACCTGGCCTTTAACCCCTCCTCAGCCTTAGAAGGTCAGACTGGTGGGCAGGGGACATCTGATATGCCGGAGCCTTCGCTGGAT ctgcTTCCAGAACTCACGAATCCAGATGAGCTACTTTCATACTTGGATCCTCCTGACTTACCAAGCAATAGCAATGAtgaccttctttctctttttgagaACAACTGA
- the ZMIZ1 gene encoding zinc finger MIZ domain-containing protein 1 isoform X8 yields the protein MQPPMSSMKPSLSHRCICDGCHLDRPQRLKRGPPELKADGTFPYDSVPWQQNTNQPPGSLSVVTTVWGVTNTSQSQVLGNPMANANNPMNPGGNPMASGMTTSNPGMNSPQFAGQQQQFSAKAGSNQPYIQQGMYGRPNYPGSGGFGGSYPGGPNNPAGMGMPPHTRPPADFTQPAAAAAAAAVAAAAATATATATATVAALQETQNKEMNQYGPVCSSFQMGPTQAYNSQFMNQPGPRGPASMPGSMNPGSMGAGMTPSSMSGPPMGMNQPRPPGMNPFNHGQRMPQQAYPGPRPQSLPMQGMKRPYPGEPNYGNQQYGPNSQFPSQPGQYPAPNPPRPLTSPNYPGQRMPNQQNTGQYPPPTVNMGQYYKPSRPVPVANYPHSPVPGNPTPPMTPGSNIPPYLSPNQDVKPPFPPDIKPNINALPPPPNAKGKVHAFSPSSIPANHNDELRLTFPVRDGVVLEPFRLEHNLAVSNHVFHLRPTVHQTLMWRSDLELQFKCYHHEDRQMNTNWPASVQVSVNATPLTIERGDNKTSHKPLHLKHVCQPGRNTIQITVTACCCSHLFVLQLVHRPSVRSVLQGLLKKRLLPAEHCITKIKRNFSSVAASSGNATLNGEDGVEQTAIKVSLKCPITFRRIQLPARGHDCKHVQCFDLESYLQLNCERGTWRCPVCNKTALLEGLEVDQYMWGILNAIQNSEFEEVTIDPTCSWRPVPIKSDIHIKDDPDGMPSKRFKTMSPSQMIMPNVMEMIAALGPGPSPYPSIPPPPGGNNSNEYSNQGNSYQGHSNFDFPHGNPGGTSMNDFMHGPPQLSHPPDMPSNMAALDKPLSHPMQDPIPHPGSTDQSHSSMQQGLHVPHPSSQSGQPLHHSGPPTQPSRQPPQAAPSNHPHNDLAFNPSSALEGQTGGQGTSDMPEPSLDLLPELTNPDELLSYLDPPDLPSNSNDDLLSLFENN from the exons GTGCATATGTGACGGCTGCCATCTTGACAGACCCCAGAGATTGAAACGGGGACCTCCAGAGCTGAAAGC tgaTGGGACTTTCCCGTATGATTCTGTTCCTTGGCAGCAAAACACCAACCAACCACCAGGCTCCCTGTCAGTGGTCACTACAGTATGGGGTGTGACTAACACCTCCCAGAGCCAG GTGCTGGGAAATCCTATGGCAAATGCTAACAATCCTATGAACCCAGGAGGAAATCCCATGGCTTCTGGGATGACTACCAGCAATCCTGGCATGAATTCACCTCAGTTTGCTGGGCAGCAACAGCAGTTCTCGGCCAAGGCAGGCTCTAATCAGCCGTATATCCAACAGGGCATGTATGGGCGGCCCAACTACCCAGGGAGTGGAGGCTTTGGGGGAAG CTACCCAGGAGGTCCTAATAATCCTGCAGGAATGGGGATGCCGCCCCACACCAGGCCGCCTGCTGATTTCACtcaaccagctgctgctgctgccgctgctgcagttGCGGCAGCGGCAGCTACAGCCACAGCTACCGCCACAGCAACAGTTGCAGCCCTTCAGGAAACACAGAACAAGGAAATGAATCAGTATGGACCG GTTTGTTCCTCTTTCCAGATGGGTCCAACTCAGGCTTACAACAGCCAGTTCATGAACCAGCCTGGCCCCCGTGGCCCGGCTTCCATGCCAGGCAGCATGAACCCTGGCAGCATGGGAGCGGGCATGACGCCTTCCAGTATGAGTGGGCCACCTATGGGCATGAACCAGCCCAGGCCGCCTGGAATGAATCCCTTCAACCACGGGCAAAGGATGCCACAGCAAGCCTACCCTGGCCCGCGTCCCCAGTCGTTGCCTATGCAGGGCATGAAGAGACCGTATCCAGGAGAG CCAAACTATGGAAACCAGCAGTATGGACCAAATAGCCAGTTTCCATCCCAGCCTGGTCAGTACCCAGCTCCCAACCCTCCCAGACCCCTGACATCTCCCAACTACCCTGGACAAAGGATGCCAAACCAGCAAAACACAGGGCAATATCCTCCTCCAACGGTCAACATGGGACAGTATTACAAG CCATCCAGGCCTGTTCCTGTGGCGAATTACCCTCACTCACCTGTTCCAGGAAACCCCACGCCACCTATGACTCCAGGGAGCAATATTCCTCCATACCTGTCCCCTAATCAAGATGTCAAACCGCCATTCCCACCTGACATTAAACCAAATATCAATGCTTTACCACCACCTCCAA ATGCTAAAGGGAAAGTTCacgctttctctccctcttcgaTCCCAGCCAACCATAACGATGAACTGCGCTTGACGTTCCCTGTGAGAGACGGGGTCGTATTAGAGCCCTTCCGGCTGGAACACAATTTGGCGGTCAGCAACCATGTCTTTCACCTACGGCCCACGGTGCATCAGACGCTAATGTGGAG GTCAGACTTGGAGTTACAGTTCAAGTGCTATCACCATGAAGACAGACAGATGAACACCAACTGGCCAGCATCAGTCCAGGTCAGCGTCAACGCAACTCCGCTTACCATTGAACGTGGCGACAACAAGACATCGCATAAACCCCTGCATCTAAAGCACGTCTGTCAGCCAGGAAGAAACACCATTCAAATTACCGTCACAGCATGCTGTTGT tcacATTTGTTCGTACTGCAGCTAGTACACCGGCCATCAGTGCGCTCTGTACTTCAGGGCTTACTAAAGAAACGCCTCCTTCCAGCCGAGCACTGTATTACTAAAA TCAAGAGGAATTTTAGCAGCGTGGCAGCCTCCTCTGGCAATGCAACTCTTAATGGTGAGGACGGAGTGGAGCAGACAGCTATCAAAGTGTCCCTGAAGTGTCCGATCACATTCCGGCGGATCCAGCTTCCGGCAAGAGGCCATGACTGCAAACATGTACAG TGCTTTGATCTGGAATCCTACTTGCAGCTGAACTGTGAACGAGGGACATGGAGGTGTCCTGTATGCAA TAAAACAGCTCTGCTGGAGGGCCTGGAGGTTGACCAGTATATGTGGGGCATTTTGAATGCTATACAAAA CTCGGAGTTTGAAGAAGTCACAATCGACCCAACGTGCAGCTGGAGGCCTGTCCCAATCAAGTCAGACATTCACATCAAAGATGATCCAGACGGCATGCCTTCCAAGAGGTTTAAAACCATGAGTCCCAGCCAGATGATCATGCCTAATGTGATGGAGATGATTGCAGCTTTGGGTCCAGGCCCATCACCTTACCCCTCAATTCCACCTCCACCCGGCGGCAACAATTCCAATGAATACAGTAACCAAG GTAACAGTTACCAAGGTCACAGCAATTTTGATTTTCCACACGGGAATCCTGGTGGAACTTCTATGAATGACTTCATGCATGGGCCTCCTCAGTTGTCACACCCTCCAGACATGCCCAGTAACATGGCAGCTCTTGACAAACCTCTAAGTCACCCCATGCAGGACCCT ATCCCTCATCCCGGCAGCACTGATCAGTCCCATAGTTCCATGCAGCAAGGTTTGCACGTACCTCATCCCAGCAGCCAGTCAGGGCAGCCATTACATCACAGCGGTCCTCCTACCCAGCCGTCCCGGCAGCCGCCACAGGCCGCTCCTAGCAACCATCCACACAATGACCTGGCCTTTAACCCCTCCTCAGCCTTAGAAGGTCAGACTGGTGGGCAGGGGACATCTGATATGCCGGAGCCTTCGCTGGAT ctgcTTCCAGAACTCACGAATCCAGATGAGCTACTTTCATACTTGGATCCTCCTGACTTACCAAGCAATAGCAATGAtgaccttctttctctttttgagaACAACTGA